From the Leucoraja erinacea ecotype New England chromosome 4, Leri_hhj_1, whole genome shotgun sequence genome, the window CCACAGTCTGCACCCTGGTTGTGGCTGTATCCCATAACCCCAGCTTGGGCCACTTTTGTTCTGGATCTCTGGCTCAAACTATGGATGTTTGAGTGGCTAGATGCTAGACCATCAGGATTTTCTAATGCTGATGCCAGATTATTAGAAATTTTCTATAAAatgtaaatgataaataaatcCCAGAATGCCTGAAAATGCATTTTTGCAATCAAAATCTTATTTCTATATATTTTAGGACTATTTCTTTAAATTCACAAATACTTTTGAATTCTTCAACCCAATGTGACCAAAACTCCcactgaaaataaataaaattccgTAGATATATCTTGAACTGTCAAAATCATCCCATAACTGCAGAGTTGGTTTATTTCTTTCTCCTTAAGGCCTATTGCATGCATTGATTGAAGAGGTTCTGAGGAATATGGGTGAAAAGTaggtaaataggattagtgtagatgggcatgtgggTCAGTATGCACGAGTTAGGAGAGGGCCTGTTACTTGTGCTATGTGACTCCCTGATCCCAGAATGCAAAGTCAGGATACTAGTTGCGCCAACAGTTATGTAGCTTTATAACAATCAGATCAAAGGAGCATGATTGTTTCATTTCCAAATACTTCCTTTAGTAAAAAACTGCAGAACCTAGGAATCTGCAAACAAGAAAtgtagaactcagcaggttagggcggaatttgtggaaaaagaaacagcaAATCTATCAAGTCAAGGAGTTCAATTCTGATAACGGGTCtttttaccccccctccccctatgtaaaatgttatttgtTTCTCCTTCCATGATTGCTCCCTGACCAGctgggtgtttccagcattttctgttttattctaAAGAGCAGCCTCGCCACCACTTTCTCAAGAGGAGTTAGAGAAGGGCAATACGTACTGACCTTAAAAATAAATCCATATCTCATGAAAGAGCAAAGAATGTCGCAGATCACCGTAAAATGTCCAGATAAAAACCTTTGCTTTCAcccattaaatgtcaataacataTTGGGAACTTAAATATTGTACATTGAAAATTCTCTGTCAtcacaaaatattaaatattcaaccttttaatgaaaaaataaataatggcTTGAATCTTGTCAAGTAATACCAAAAGCTGGAATTGTGTAAAGGTGAACACACAAGAGCAGGGAGTTTTTTTAAGACTGTTCCAACAGATTCAATCTGAAATTTAAACAATTTAATTTTTAAGTACCTCATTAATGGTAATCATAAAGCTACTGATTTGGCATTAAAACTTACCTGGTGTACTAATGTCCATTAGGAAAGCAAATCTACCATCTGGTTCAGCATATATGGACTCAAAGCAGTGGGTCATTCACAACCTCTGGACTCAAACCAGTGGGTCATTCACAACTACCTATTTAGTTCAGGGATAATTAGGGATGATCAATGAATGTCAGCATTGCAAGGAATGTCTGTACCCCATGAACAAGTATATCAAATGTCCATGTACTCCCAAGTTTAACATTCCCAAGCACATGCAAAACTCCCAAACTTGCAGGCAGCTTTTCACTAGCAAATTTCCATCTTGGATTGCACACTTTTAGTAATTCCCCAGGATTTAGGCTCGAGAAGCTGCCAGCTGAACCTGAGCCAGGTCACAATGACTCCATTTGAATTAAGAAAAGCTCAAAGGATGCATTTAGTTAATTTTAACTTTTGAGTTGAATTTTGCTTTCAGATAATGGGttgtaaactttatttcagatttaaactaggaaataaaaataaaattttattCAATGTTTTCGAATTTCAGCGACGTTAACTTTGCTGAGATTTGACAACCAGTTTTACCAAGAACACAGACATTATGCCCAGCAAGCCCAATAAATGACACAATGCCACATATTACGTAAAGAGCTTTGTCATGGAAGATTGGCCTCAAGCAGACAACTGCCTATCCACAACTGGTAAATTTGCACTTACTACGCAAGTCAGCTGAAAGTACAGCAAAATCTGGCATTTGTATATCAATAGTGAGGTGATCTATGTtggcaaaataaagacagatctTAGATAAAATAAAAATGGTAGCCTGCAGCATCTTCCTGTCATGGTTAAATGTAATCCCATTAAATTGATGGCATTATATTTTTAAAGTAATACACTTCAACAATCCTTTTGCTCCTACAACTCATGCTTGACAGTACAGGATTTAGGATACTATTTTCTGAGAACTGCATATATTGGTAAAAACTTTATTCAGATATAAAATTACATTTTCCATATTATTTCAGTTTACATTCAATTCACATTATCACTTTTTAAGAAGGAGTTTAATCAGTAGGGCTTCTCCTGGTATTCTTCTAAAATTTTTCTTCTTTCATTGGCAGTTGGCATTTCAGGTCTAACACCATTACTTCTTCTTTGCACCATGATGTTATTCTTCAAAAAGGGAGACAAAAAAATTCCAAGTAAATAATAATTTCCACAACCTTTATTAAAGATACCACAAACTGAAGTAACAGATGTATTCCTCGAACAATATTTAGGAGGAAAAGTTGCAAGTTATAATTTATGGATTCATAATTCATTATTAAAGTAATGGATTGAGATCATGTGGCAATATTTTTGTAAGTCCTGAATCAACTCCAGCAAAAGATCCTAATAAAATCGATACGTTACAGAAAAGAATTTCCAAGATAGCTAACTTCATTAGAAATCCAGGCTGTTGCAATACCACACTAAAACCAGCCAAATTTGTAGCTGATGTTAATTTAGTTCAGTCTTTTGATTAGAGTTAGATCTTCAGTTCAACTTACCCAaaatttcctacacattttatatcTCAGAAAGTAATAGCTGCACATATCTTTGTTGTAGTTATTTGCTTCTAGGCACTTCCTGGAGGCATCGGTTTCCTTTAAATGAAAAGTTAATATCTGTGACATCTGTTAACAAACCTGGTAAAATAAAATGACTGTTAGGATTTACCAATTCTCCTACCTCAATACATGGGTTAATATCTTCATCTCTTAACCTTCGCACATTTCCAGGCATTCTGAAATATATTTTGATCGATAAAAGGTTGCAATGCAATTGATCAATCTTCCAGCGTTGAGTGATTTATTTTTAGGATTCCTCATTAGAGGAAAATTCGGTCGGGAAACATCCTCTAAATTTCATGAAAAGTACAAAATATTCaggtggtcaagcagcatctgaggagaaagaaacagagaatccttgagagagggagaggttgaagatCAGCTGTGTTATAAACCGCAGAGAATACAAAGAGGAATGGAGAGAATATAGAGCATGTCTTGTAAGAATGGAAATCAAtagacaaaaagacacaaaagggGATGGTACCTGATGAAAGAGAATAGTGAATGTGAACTATCTTGGTTGATCTGTCAGGGGGATAAGTAAACAGAAGAAAGTGTTCATATTGCTTTATTCTTGTCATGCAATCAGTCAAATTATAACATACATGAATACGTCATTACACAAATACAACAGGTGGTGCAAAGACAAAAAATATCAAAGTGCATAATATATTGGTTCAGCAGTTACAGAAATAGTCCAGATAAAAAAGTGGAAGGGCTGCAATGAAGTAGATTGAGATATTGGGATTACATCCTATGTTGATATTATTCAGTTGGCTGATAATAGCAGGAAAGAAGTATTCTGAAACAGGTGAAACGTGctttaagcttttgtatcttctgcccaatgggaaagGGTAGAGGAGGGAATGACCGGGATGAACACGatccttaattatgttggctgctttctcacGGCACCGTGGTTTAGATGGAGCTGATtagaggtggggggtggtggtggaaggctggtttgtgtgatggactgggttacatccacaactttctgcaaccctcctgtagtagccatttagcttaaatgagtatgttataactataaccagttacatttaaatgttatctgcctgcaggggtggaaaacccgggggagccagaggggacacgtccccccccccatgattttgtcatccggattttaaaatctccgctttccacgagacagtggaggtgggactgctgatcgagggcgccaattggtcgagagagacgtcggtcagcaggcaatgggggcgggacatgatgattcatcgcgatgattggagggaggagtgggactgaggatagagtgcggtgattgcaGGGGGGGAGACGCGGCACAGACCTGCtcctcatccgcaggcaggatcgatcccggctggcTCACCGGAGctgccccgtccccacccgagtgccccccccctcccacgggtggccagagaggtcgggagtcagacgcgagctgtaccaccaggcccacagccagcgcagagaagcagcgctggtatcccgtcagtccagtcagggcttgtaggttaacctggcgagacaggcagagttgagctgcatttagcgctagaTTGAGCCTCCGaggcctcgcgcatgtgtgtgaatgtgcgaatgcgcgcgcggccgccaaagaATTGtggcccccgtcccctccatattttgatagcgagttctgtgcctgtctgcctgtaattatgtgggtgggatttatttcgAAGTTGGAGACGTGTTTGCGGCTGGGGTTCTTAGTGCACACGCCCTtgtagcttggtttagtttaaagaagcatgggggagaggtcacagctttccacCATGCAtgagtttgactacgagtaagatcaaaatgtacttaaacaagaagaagtttggatgaatatcttactgtttttactacaataaagaaactattaattaagaggctggtctgaagatttatctttcgacagcattgaatgtctcgtggagagctcatgAATGCTTTTCAGTTATCTCTTAAACCCTTGTCTTCAATCATAATGGCTAGTAAAGATTCcttgaacaatataataatctgTCACTACACCTCACACCACCTTTGACAGGCTCCTACAATCAGTCAAATCTCCCCATCCCCAACCCTGTCCATAAAGATCGCTCACTCTACAACTTCTTGGTTCCTCATCCCTCCCAAGTTAATCCGCACACCCACCaggcacttttccttgcaactaCAGGAGAAGTAACACCTATTCCTACATATCTACCATCTAGGGACTTAAACTGTCCTTCTGGGTACATTGGCGAGACTCAGCATAGACCAAGTAACCATCCACCAAGGCCCATTGGAGCTCAAGTTGCTAAACTTCCcattccaacctttctgtccttggccttctccattgccacacCAAACTGAAggagcatctcatattccacttgggtaatcTACAGCCTAATGGGATGaatactgaattctccaattttgagtTATACACCCCCCAAACCCCTTTGTCAGTTGCTACCAACTACCAATTACATCCTCTCATCCATATCTATCTTTCATTTGCTATGCTTTTCCCCATCTGCACCGCTTTCTTCACcttcctccatcagtctgaaaggtcctgacccaaaacatctacCCATTTTCCTCTCCCCAATAGTGTTCCCACTCAGTCTACGCTATTGCCTACTCGCTCTCCATTGCTCATGACCTTCACCTCCCAATGtattcctagaaacatagaaattaggtacaggaggaggccattcggcccttcgagcctgtaccgccattcaatatgatcatggctgatcatccaactaagtatcccgtacctgccttctctccatatcccctgatccctttagccacaagggccacatctaactccctcttaaatatagcaagataTTCCTACTTCCTATTCTTCTGTCATTGCTGCACGCCTGCATATTCCCCCCGTTGCAGCTTTTCATCTCCACtctaccccttccccctctctcattTCTGCATGTACCCCTCCTTTTGGCCTCATAGCTCACACTTACCCTCAGTCGCTCCTCTCACCTCCAACACCAGGACACATCAACCGACGACGTCATGGGCAGCCGAGCGCGCTCAAATACAGGCAGAACCTAACCTGCTGGCGGAATCCTTGGGATTGACGTTGATGGACGGGCGGGCGGACCAATGAACCGCGGGGGCCGTGGGAGTACGTCACTGCAAGCCCCGCCCCCATACCCGGTTAACCCAATAAAAAAGGGATGAGGGGGCGGGATGTCCGCCATCAAGTTAGGTTGAGGCGCAGCGCGTATACAATGGCCGCTGGAAGGAGGCTAAAGCAAACAATTTTTAGGCCCGCGGTGAAAcaaaaatatgagaaaaaaattaaaaaaaattcgtAACATTGTCTGAAGCCGGAAAAAATAACGGGAAAGTGATGTTGAGTGTTCCGCGGTAAGTTTCAGTTGAATTTTGCCAGGTGTTGTCCCCGTTTTGAAATAGTTTATCTGGGTTATTTAAATCAtgttgtgagaggggagaaagttTGTGCCCCCGTTTGTAcctcagagagagggagggagagggagcgaaGCAACGGCTGCAGAGTCAGAAGGAACAACTTGTGTGACTGATCCCAGCTCATCGCCGCTGCCGGGAGATAGATAACCTCGCTGCCTCTAGCACTTTATTCGTCCTCAGCCCGGCTCCGGCTGGAAGTGGAGCTGAATGTGTCTTATTTTTGTGTTGTTGTTGTGCGTTCAACGACAGCGCTGAGCAGGGAGAGAAAAAACTTGGAGCCATCTCTTCTGTCAAAAGCTGCAACACGACTTGAAAGAATTAACTTCCTAATGgattcttaatttaaaaaaatatatagttttcACTTTCCTGAGGAAAAAAATTGCACTTTTCCAACTCTTTCTCTTACTCCTCTTACCCGCCTCCTCCCCTTCAAGTTTCTGATGACTTTTGGAATAAACGAAAGGAAATGTTAATTTGAGTTATAATTAAGTTGTTAACTAAAAGTTGAACTACAAACTTTATTACGTTCGCGAGGTCCCTTTCAAGTTTCTGTGCATTTTAAATCTACACTATGGAGATGGTGAGCAGATTTGCACAAACATGCAACCAAGGTGTTGAGGGGGAGGGTAGGAAAGCGTTTGTAGTTGTTTGTTATTACTTATGAGCTTTTACAATATTAGTTAAAATAATCTCTTAGAAAACGACTCTTAAAACGAAACATTATTTTGGATGACGTTTCGAGGGCACAGCGAGCTCGGGGAATAATGGAAACTCGATTTCTCTCAACTTTGTGGTGTGTATTTAAAACAATTAAGTAATGGTGTGTTTTCCTCAAAAGTCATAAATCTACCAGAATAAACCAGAAGTTTCACAAAAGCGAGTTTCGATTAAAATGATTGCAATTTCGATTTTGTGCAAACATTTttatttggaaaataataatttcaatttATTCTCTGCCATTTAATTGCGCAGTACACAAAATAATTCGACACTGAATGAGAGGAGGTATTAATATGATGGAGAATGAGAGGAGAAAACGAAGCGAAATGCATAAATTAACATCTGTACGTCAACATGCTGGTAAACATTTGCAAGTCGGTCTGATTGATAGGTTCCTCTGCCCAGAAAGAGAGACTGGTGTTTGTTTCTGTTAAATTATAGCATTTGCTACTTTTTTGGTTTGAATTCGCTGACGCAAATTGTGCATTTTTCTGCACATGAGAAGCAGTTGCTGCATTTCTGACATGTTTCAGGCCGGGGGGAGCAGGGTGTGTGTGCTGTTTCAAGAAGACAACGTGTGTCAATTAAAACTACTTTGAACTCGAAAAGACGGTAGACCCGTTTCATTCAATTACTGTAAATCTGTAAACGAGAAACCTACAGCACTCTTTATTTTTGTTGTCATATTGTATTGTGATTATTATTCTAATTATGTGAACGTAAAGCACGTCAGCGCCATTGAAAAGCCGCTGTTCTTGCTGCTTCTGCAGCCATTGGTATCATGACCAAAAGGATGGACTAATACGTTgacaatttcaaaaataaatattaattgtaTATATAGTTGTCTCTTTTTAGTTCGACTTGTGTTATTTGGTTGTTCACCGATGTATAACAGGGTGATGAAGTGACTCATGACAGCAATTTAACACTGCTTTTATACAATCTAGTTTTATTAAGTTTGATCGAATCATTGTAGATTGCATGGAAATTACACAATTGTTTCAATATAACTCTGAAACTATTGTTTTCTTGACGTAAGAATGGGGAAATTAAAAACCTGATTTTAAGTTTGAAAGTATGCATTTACAAATTTATTAATCTAGGTTGGAAAGTTAAAGTTGTCATAAAGCCTGGGATTTTCTTTCTAGAATAATTGAACGCCAAAGTGTGTAACATCAGATTAAGTCCAGATTGAAGTACTATACATAGTTCATGTTTGTCTGTGCTTTTGAAGACACAGGAGGGTGTGAAAGAAGTTACGTTAGGCTAATCCCAAACTGTTAATGAACAGGTATCAAGAAAGATCAAGCATCTCTgaagtttttaaaaatataatctaCTGAGATATGATGGTGATAAGAGGTGTTCAAAATTCTAAAGGGACTTAATAAATTAACTATAGAACAGACTGTAGAGAAATCCAAAACTAGAGATTGCAGATGAAGAATTCATAaaaatctggaatgtgctgccataaAAGGGTTAATCCAAATGTAGCTCAAAACTACATTGGGGTATGAGGGGGTTGAAGAAATATCTTGGAGATCTGGAACGCTGCTAATGCTTTGAATGTTTGGGTGAAGTAACAATGTGCATTATAGCTTAAAGTAAAAGCATTTTGTATTTCTCTGGGTTTAAAACAAAATGGAAATTTATATTATCGAAAGAATATGCTTGTTTTTAAAACGATTGTTGAAACCATTAGGAAACTAGGTTTTATCACTTAATATTtgcaataaaatataaaaaattagTAACACTTTTTGGAAGCTGCAATCATCTGGTAGGTTTTCCGATGTGAAATTTGAAACTGGAACTTTTATGAAAGTACACCACAAAATGACCATATGACAGATTTTCTCTTGGCTTATGATTCACGGAATTAAATGCAAAGTCCCACTTCCTGGTGAAGGTGTTAGTAAGTGTCCTATTCATAACTTTTGGATACTGAATAATTGTGTTTTCACTTTTGTGGtgacatttttatttaaatttggttgaatattatCGGTTATTTTAATTGATCAACATGAATCAAGCAGCACCTAGAAGTCTGAGTTGTTTAAATTAATGTATTgagaatttttttaatgtaaagggTTTCTATTAGCAGATTTTTGGTGTTGAATGTCACTTCTGATATACAAAACCTACTTTTGTGTTTACTTTGTAAATAGTTCAAGAACTCAAGATATCGTTCAGTTAATTTTTGCACGTtgcttattttaatatttttggtTTGAAATCTTAGCTGTAATATTTCTCTTGCTCTCTCCAAGAATGAGATAGCTATCAAGTGTTTTTGCATGGATGTATTTAAGTGAAAACTGATTTATTGGAGCgatatttaaaatcattttaattTCAGCAATTGATTTCAGCTTTCTATTAGCTTCACACTTTGAGTTTACTGTATTGCTGTATGGGTGTATTAGGAGAATCTAATCTTTGATTTAGACTTGGATGTATAAATAAAAGATTTGTACAAATGTGCTTTCATTGGGTTATGAAGAAAGCCAGAGAAGGCCCTCTATAAACCATGTTAACTACATGAAATACAATATTCTTGACTCATTTTAAAATTTCATGTACAAGTGCTTCACACCATAATTTGTGGTGTTTGAGTATATACATTTTGAGCACTAAATTTTAATAAACTTCACACTTTGAAGAGTAATTAGCACAGTTAACGGAACCTGAGAAATAATGCCTATTCAGAAGTTTGATTATTGTAGCTGCACATCGGTGTTCTACAGCATAGGGATAAGATCTTCAGTTtgccttgtccatgttgaccaagttgaCATATTGGACTAGTTTCATTTGGCTCATAATCCTCaaaacccttcctgtccatattTGTAAAAATGTCTTGCAAGTTGAAATCTCATCCATTTCTATAGCTTCCTATGGTAGCTCACTGCAGATACAGTCTGCTCTGAGTGGGAAAAGTTGTCCCTGAAGTCGCTCTTGAATCTCTTCCCCCTCGCCTTAAgtctatgccctttagttttctAATCCTTCACACTTTGGGGGGAAAAGTCTGAGTGCTCAGTTTATTCATGCTCTTTGGATCTTGTACACCTTAATAAGGCTCTTATGCTCTAAAGAAAAGTAAGTCCCAGCCTATACAACTTCTGCCTATAACTCAAACCTGTAAGGCCAGTtaatatcctggtaaatctcttttgcaccctttccaactaatGACCTTTCAATTGCTGCGCGATCAGAACTGCATGCGCTGCTCAAAGTGTGATCTCGCCAACTTGTAAAGCTACATCGCGACTTCACAACTTTTGTATTCCATACCCTTGCCTATGAAGGCAAGCTTGCAATAGAATACATTTTTCTATTTTCAGATTGAGGTTTTCCATGTGAAAATTGTTCATAAATATTAGCAGTTTCACAGTTAGTATTTGTTTACATTCATAGGGTAGCCTTGTAACTTTAGTGGTAACTTTGGATCAATCAATATGGCAAGAACCGTCAGTAAATTGTAATTCAATTGGTGGCATGATGTTTAATGCCGAAAGttgtttattttcatttgtgtcagtgttatttggatactttgatTTTAGAAATGCATTTACAATGCATAACTCTTAAACAATTTTTTTACAGAAGAAAGTTTATTCTGCATTTAAATTTGCAGCTAATGCACATATAACTTGGAACACTTATCAGATTTGCATCTCTTGGTTGAGATTTATAgacctatttaaaaataaaataaaaatcagataAAAGATTAGTCTCTttcaaaataaaaacattgaaatGCATTTTTGAAATACTTTCTTTGCCATCATGCTATGTATTTGTAAAACATATTTTCATTCCAGATTGTGTTGGAAATATTTGTATGCTGCCATATTTTGACACCTTAATTGTTAACTTCTATGCTGAGAAGTTAgaatattaaaaatacatttttcgTGTCTTATTTCATTTTAGAATTTATTTCTACTTTTAGGCATAATAAATACTTGAAATCCTTGACGGAATTAAAACTTCGATGTCTATTAACTTACAAGATTTGGGCACAaagattttgtttaaaaaaaaataataataattagatTTAAATGAATGTTACAAATTTGACTAGGAAAAGGACTTTGAAGTAAAGAGTATTATCTGAATATTGAGATTCGAACAACTTAAACCAATGCTTGTAGTCAATATTTAATGTtttggtttgcagtttaatttgcCCTACCCACTTTGGTTTAAATGTGTACAAACAAAGCTTTTAAATATTATATCAAGTGTAATTAAGATGTTAAGTATAAAGGGCCATCAATTTGAGAAACTTTAAATTCTCACTTTTGGGTCTCAATTCTGAGGATAATTTTGTTtgaattatttgttttaaatctATCACCAAATGTTGTATGCTAATG encodes:
- the chchd7 gene encoding coiled-coil-helix-coiled-coil-helix domain-containing protein 7, which codes for MPGNVRRLRDEDINPCIEETDASRKCLEANNYNKDMCSYYFLRYKMCRKFWNNIMVQRRSNGVRPEMPTANERRKILEEYQEKPY